From the Methanobrevibacter sp. genome, the window AAAAAAAAGAAAATGAAAGAAATGATTATTCAATTAACTGTTTTAAATCATTTCTAATTATTGAAGTAGCATCAAATCCTTTAATGGCATCAACCATTTCAGGGAATTTTGCCTTAGGAATCAAAACGTTGATTTGTGAGAAATCAGAACCCGGAGTAATTGTAGGCTCATCAGCACATAGCTTATTATCGATTAAGTAATTAGAAACATCATCAATTTTATCGTTAGCGATGTTGAACTTAACGTCGAAGTATTTTTTAGCTGTTATTGCACCAAACAACTGTTCATAAATCATTTTAGCCTTATCCAGTTTCTCACCAGTACAGCTTACACCTGCATAAAGGCCTGCTGAAGAATGTAGAATTGTTTCGATTTCTTTTAATCCTGCTTTTCTTAAGCTACTGCCGGTTTGAGTATTGTCAACAATCAAATCAGCCCCTTTAGCAATATACACTTCTGTAGCACCATCAGAGTTGATAACCTGCACCATTTCATTGTCACCGTCAGTCAGACCTCTGACCTGAACGAAGGGTACGGAATCACCGTAAAGTTCCTGATATACTTCATTTTCCATGATAAACTTTCTAGTTAAATTAGGATATTCAGTGAAACATAAAATTGGAGTTTTTCTATCTTTATTGGCTCTGAATAAATCAGATAAACTGTTATATGGTGAATCATTAGGAACAGCAACAATCAAACGTGTTTGACCATAGTCCAAATCGCCTATTTTGACTGTATTGGTTTCCCTTAAAACTGATTCTTCCTTAATCCAATCTTCTCCAACAATTGCAATATCCACCATTCCACGGTTTAACTCAACTGGTGTGGATTGCGGACGGGTCAAGAATGCAACGATGTCATCATCATTTAAAATATTAATTTCATAAGATTCGTTACCCGGTTCGTAACCTCTTACTTCATAACCTGCATCAACAAACAATTGATGAGTATTTCCTCTATTTACATTATTCAAACTTCCCTTTGGAAGCCCTAAAATTATTTTTCCATTCATACTAATACCTACATTAACATTATTCAAATTAATATTTAATTATTGTGAAAAATTTAAAAAAAATAGTAATAAAAATTTAACAAAAAATAAAAAAAGTTAATTGTGATATGGTTCACAACTTTGTCTTGACAATGCATGTTTGTGGGCATGCATATGTTTTACGCCGTTTTCGGTTTCAATCTCATCAAGGATTTCGACACCTTCGTGAGAATGAGTGTGTTCTCCGTCGTTGTGGAAGTGGTAATGTGAATGTTCCACATTTTCAGTGTCGACCTTTTTGATTGAATCGTCAAAGTGTCTGTCATATAATAAAGCTGCATTTAAAACAACAAGACATGATCCTGCATTGTGAACGATTGCTCCTGTTACAGGATTAAGCAGTCCCAGTACAGAACAGACAATAGCTACAGCATTGATTGTCATTGAAATAGCAATGTTTGCCTTGATTGTGAATAATGTTGAGTTTGACAGTTTTTTGAGGTATGGTATCTTACCGATGTCATCACCTAAAAGTGCAATGTCTGCTGCCTCGATTGCAACATCACTTCCAACAGATCCCATTGCCACACTAACGTCAGCAGT encodes:
- a CDS encoding ATP phosphoribosyltransferase, whose amino-acid sequence is MNGKIILGLPKGSLNNVNRGNTHQLFVDAGYEVRGYEPGNESYEINILNDDDIVAFLTRPQSTPVELNRGMVDIAIVGEDWIKEESVLRETNTVKIGDLDYGQTRLIVAVPNDSPYNSLSDLFRANKDRKTPILCFTEYPNLTRKFIMENEVYQELYGDSVPFVQVRGLTDGDNEMVQVINSDGATEVYIAKGADLIVDNTQTGSSLRKAGLKEIETILHSSAGLYAGVSCTGEKLDKAKMIYEQLFGAITAKKYFDVKFNIANDKIDDVSNYLIDNKLCADEPTITPGSDFSQINVLIPKAKFPEMVDAIKGFDATSIIRNDLKQLIE